One Fundulus heteroclitus isolate FHET01 unplaced genomic scaffold, MU-UCD_Fhet_4.1 scaffold_217, whole genome shotgun sequence DNA segment encodes these proteins:
- the LOC118559084 gene encoding coronin-1C-like, with protein MLVSMPNRFSFSSQSDLFQDDLYPDTAGPDPALEAEEWFAGKNGGPILISLKDGYVSTKNRDLKVVKTNILESKPATKAESIPTIQKHASPQSTVKMEDKLEEVLREFKSLRDRVILQDRRIARLEEQVAKVAM; from the exons ATGCTGGTGTCCATGCCTAAtcgtttttccttttcttcccaGTCTGATCTGTTCCAGGACGACCTGTATCCAGACACGGCCGGCCCTGATCCCGCCCTGGAGGCAGAGGAGTGGTTCGCCGGCAAGAACGGAGGCCCGATCCTGATCTCACTCAAAGACGGCTACGTCTCCACCAAGAACCGGGACCTGAAGGTGGTCAAAACGAACATCCTGGAGAGCAAGCCGGCCACAAAAGCAGAAAGTATCCCCACCATCCAGAAGCATGCTTCTCCACAATCCACTGTT AAAATGGAAGACAAACTGGAAGAGGTACTCCGAGAGTTCAAGTCACTCAGGGACCGCGTCATCCTCCAGGACCGCCGGATCGCCCGACTTGAAGAGCAGGTCGCCAAGGTTGCCATGTAA